A stretch of Arcobacter arenosus DNA encodes these proteins:
- a CDS encoding DnaJ domain-containing protein: MGRELAYIISSLIKWGIFFGILYLIFTNFGTFLIIVFVLIAVAYYAFYQFKKKFKEQVHNQGFRFTFNGQDFSSNSSSNGGFDFREFEERFRQGGFNQGNFNHGGFNSLSELSEAKDFFGFTSDPTRDEIKRRYKELAKKYHPDINNHGDGLMQKLNHYKDVLLKAFPN, encoded by the coding sequence ATGGGTAGAGAATTAGCATATATTATTAGTAGTTTAATTAAATGGGGAATATTTTTCGGAATACTTTATTTGATATTTACAAATTTTGGAACATTTTTAATTATAGTTTTTGTTTTAATTGCAGTGGCTTATTACGCTTTTTATCAGTTTAAAAAGAAATTTAAAGAACAAGTTCATAATCAAGGTTTTAGATTTACATTTAATGGTCAAGATTTTAGTTCAAATTCAAGTAGTAACGGCGGGTTTGATTTTAGGGAATTTGAAGAGAGATTTAGACAAGGTGGTTTTAATCAAGGTAATTTTAATCACGGAGGGTTTAACTCTTTATCAGAGCTTAGTGAAGCAAAAGATTTTTTCGGCTTTACAAGTGATCCAACAAGAGATGAGATAAAAAGAAGATATAAAGAGTTAGCTAAAAAATATCACCCTGATATAAATAATCATGGTGATGGATTGATGCAAAAACTAAATCACTATAAAGATGTACTTTTAAAGGCATTTCCTAATTAG
- a CDS encoding SprT-like domain-containing protein: protein MFLKRLNYFFLSITILGSIFLVYSWINTYNFKNNPLDEKIVKKVKEKQYYLEKLSYQKFGINRKIPLIISDKMPSKLFGAATYSKNGQISIYLNKKRFKESSEYMINDVLPHEYAHALMFVKGYFTDENGGHSKQWQNICIELEGINCNRFVDHDDVIMGKSIFF, encoded by the coding sequence ATGTTTTTAAAAAGATTGAACTATTTTTTCTTAAGTATTACAATCTTAGGTTCAATCTTTTTAGTCTACTCATGGATTAATACTTACAATTTTAAGAACAACCCCCTTGATGAAAAGATAGTTAAAAAAGTCAAAGAAAAACAATATTATCTAGAAAAACTAAGTTACCAAAAATTTGGAATAAATAGAAAAATCCCTTTGATTATCTCAGATAAAATGCCCTCAAAACTTTTTGGTGCAGCTACTTATTCTAAAAATGGACAAATATCTATATACCTAAATAAAAAAAGATTTAAAGAAAGCTCTGAGTATATGATAAATGATGTATTACCCCATGAATATGCCCATGCACTAATGTTTGTAAAAGGGTATTTTACAGATGAAAATGGTGGACACTCTAAACAATGGCAAAATATTTGTATAGAACTAGAGGGTATAAACTGTAATAGATTTGTTGACCATGATGATGTTATCATGGGTAAAAGTATCTTTTTTTAG
- a CDS encoding glutathione peroxidase, translating to MSIYDFKVKDIEGKEISMSKYKDKVLLIVNVASKCGFTNQYEGLEKLFDKYKDKEFMVLGFPSNQFANQEPGTNKQIQEFCSLTFGVKFDMFAKIDVNGDNADPLYVYLKENAPGFAGTEAIKWNFTKFLIDKNGKIVERYGSITTPQEIEPKIVELLK from the coding sequence ATGAGTATTTATGACTTTAAAGTAAAAGATATAGAAGGCAAAGAGATATCAATGTCAAAGTATAAAGACAAGGTTTTACTTATTGTGAATGTTGCTAGTAAATGTGGTTTTACAAATCAATATGAAGGATTGGAAAAACTTTTTGATAAATATAAAGACAAAGAGTTTATGGTTTTAGGTTTTCCATCAAATCAATTTGCTAACCAAGAACCAGGAACAAATAAGCAAATTCAAGAGTTTTGTTCCCTAACTTTTGGAGTAAAGTTTGATATGTTTGCTAAAATTGATGTTAATGGTGATAATGCAGATCCTTTATATGTTTATTTAAAAGAAAACGCACCTGGTTTTGCAGGAACAGAAGCTATAAAATGGAATTTTACAAAATTTCTAATTGATAAAAATGGAAAAATTGTTGAAAGATATGGTTCTATAACCACTCCTCAAGAGATTGAACCAAAAATTGTAGAACTACTAAAATAG
- a CDS encoding SOS response-associated peptidase gives MPGRLAIFDDEKFKEDSKDLIKNDMVGALLPKYNIAPTLPIPALLNNGNYLYTHFGYIPSWAKDKKSMNINARSESIFEKLYFRDSFRYRRCIIPINGFYEWEVEDKQKTPYFVKDSKDDYLAIAGIWDEYFDIDLNMKIVTVALITCDANEKLGKIHHRMPVVLEKKDFSKWLYDENLKEINSLFNIYSSEKLELYEVSSNVNKVLFDESSCIKKVEKIEIGQKTLF, from the coding sequence TTGCCTGGACGTTTAGCTATTTTTGATGATGAAAAATTTAAAGAGGACTCAAAAGATTTAATAAAAAATGATATGGTTGGGGCTTTATTGCCAAAATATAATATAGCTCCAACTTTGCCAATACCTGCACTTTTAAACAATGGAAACTATTTATATACCCATTTTGGATATATCCCTTCTTGGGCAAAAGATAAAAAAAGTATGAATATAAATGCTAGAAGTGAATCTATTTTTGAAAAGCTTTATTTTAGGGATTCCTTTCGATATAGACGTTGTATTATTCCTATAAATGGTTTTTATGAGTGGGAAGTAGAAGATAAACAGAAAACTCCATATTTTGTAAAAGATAGTAAAGATGATTATTTAGCTATTGCTGGTATTTGGGATGAATATTTTGATATTGATTTAAATATGAAAATAGTTACCGTTGCACTAATTACTTGTGATGCAAATGAAAAGTTAGGGAAGATTCATCATCGTATGCCAGTGGTATTAGAAAAAAAAGATTTTTCAAAATGGTTATATGATGAAAATTTAAAAGAGATAAATTCACTTTTTAATATATATTCAAGTGAAAAACTTGAACTTTACGAAGTTTCATCAAATGTAAATAAGGTTTTATTTGATGAATCTTCTTGTATAAAAAAGGTAGAAAAAATAGAAATAGGGCAAAAAACTCTATTTTAG
- the msrA gene encoding peptide-methionine (S)-S-oxide reductase MsrA — MIAEIVFAAGCFWGVEKHFESIPGVVDVKSGYVGGNYENPTYNQVLKYRMSNNKTIINHTEGVLVKFDKDKIDAKELIKSFWEIHDPTQLNRQGNDIGNNYRSAIFYTNNYQKETAFNTKVKYQKLLEQADYGKIVTQIQPLQKFWEAENYHQDYLKNNPNGYCPNHATGIKFEPEKINYPVLLPLGDKEIIVVESEGYCPYCEKFEKDVLSSYKGTLPIRKAVSKQLDKFEIKTKLDATPTILFIEDGKEVFSHKGYLSSKEFYEVFGKFKLGEDTESYNVAFNKGTDNRFCKQYEIFKNTPDGVFVDKLSGEILFDTKDRFNSGTGWLSFYKAVDGSTIEKTDLSYGMIRTEVLAKKSGIHLGHVFDEMGHRRFCINATVLDFVPRDEVQ, encoded by the coding sequence ATGATTGCTGAAATTGTATTTGCTGCAGGATGTTTTTGGGGTGTTGAAAAACATTTTGAATCAATTCCTGGGGTTGTTGATGTAAAATCTGGCTATGTCGGTGGTAATTATGAAAATCCAACATATAATCAAGTTTTAAAATATAGAATGTCAAATAATAAAACTATAATAAATCATACAGAAGGTGTTCTTGTAAAGTTTGATAAAGACAAGATTGATGCAAAAGAACTTATTAAATCATTTTGGGAAATTCATGACCCCACGCAGTTAAATCGTCAGGGTAATGATATTGGAAACAATTATAGAAGTGCAATTTTTTATACAAACAATTATCAAAAAGAAACAGCTTTTAATACTAAAGTAAAATATCAAAAACTCCTAGAACAAGCTGATTATGGAAAAATAGTTACACAAATACAACCTCTACAAAAGTTTTGGGAAGCTGAAAACTATCATCAAGACTATTTGAAAAACAATCCAAATGGCTACTGTCCAAACCATGCTACAGGAATAAAATTTGAACCTGAAAAGATAAATTATCCTGTTCTTTTACCTTTAGGCGATAAAGAGATTATTGTAGTGGAGTCAGAAGGTTATTGCCCTTATTGTGAAAAGTTTGAAAAGGATGTTTTATCTTCTTATAAAGGTACACTTCCCATAAGAAAAGCAGTTTCAAAACAATTGGATAAGTTTGAAATAAAAACAAAACTAGATGCAACACCAACAATTTTATTTATTGAAGATGGAAAAGAGGTCTTCTCTCACAAAGGTTACTTAAGTAGTAAAGAGTTTTATGAAGTCTTTGGAAAGTTCAAATTAGGTGAGGATACTGAAAGTTATAATGTAGCTTTTAATAAAGGCACTGACAATAGGTTTTGTAAACAGTATGAAATTTTTAAAAATACTCCTGATGGAGTCTTTGTAGATAAATTGTCAGGTGAAATTTTATTTGATACAAAAGATAGATTTAATTCAGGTACTGGATGGCTAAGTTTTTATAAAGCAGTTGATGGTTCAACTATTGAAAAAACTGATTTAAGTTATGGAATGATTAGAACAGAAGTATTAGCTAAAAAAAGTGGAATTCATTTAGGTCATGTTTTTGATGAGATGGGGCATAGAAGATTTTGTATCAATGCAACAGTTTTAGATTTTGTTCCAAGAGATGAGGTTCAATAG
- a CDS encoding lysophospholipid acyltransferase family protein: MNLKQISMAIYATYLTNSYGFKLKKAKTSKERISLREEYSKTLLNKLNISVEVLNEEAIPKEGKYLLISNHRSIIDPLIIELALEKSEINGFWVSKKELYNSFFFGSFVKNAGSILLDREASNMSSFFKETKEVVKEGHSIYIFPEGTRNKENTPLSSFKDGSRIIALKNRLDILPVYIKTNANEVLKEAINKRTKNLKIKIQIGNIISYKDKTPLEENYKNQFSIS; encoded by the coding sequence TTGAATTTAAAACAAATAAGCATGGCAATTTATGCCACATATCTAACAAACAGTTATGGATTTAAACTAAAAAAAGCAAAAACATCAAAAGAAAGAATAAGTCTAAGGGAAGAATACTCTAAAACACTCTTAAATAAGCTAAATATTAGTGTAGAAGTATTAAATGAAGAAGCAATACCTAAAGAGGGTAAATATCTATTAATCTCAAATCACAGAAGTATTATTGACCCATTGATTATCGAGTTAGCTTTAGAAAAAAGTGAAATCAATGGATTTTGGGTTTCAAAAAAAGAATTGTATAACTCTTTTTTCTTTGGCTCATTTGTTAAAAATGCTGGCTCTATTCTTTTAGATAGAGAAGCTTCAAATATGTCATCTTTTTTTAAAGAGACTAAAGAGGTTGTAAAAGAGGGTCACTCAATTTATATTTTTCCTGAAGGTACAAGAAACAAAGAGAATACACCACTTAGTTCATTTAAAGATGGTTCAAGAATTATTGCTTTAAAAAATAGGCTTGATATTTTGCCTGTATATATAAAAACAAATGCAAATGAAGTATTAAAAGAAGCTATAAATAAAAGAACAAAAAATTTAAAAATAAAAATCCAAATTGGAAATATTATCTCTTATAAAGATAAAACACCCCTTGAAGAAAACTACAAAAATCAGTTTTCAATAAGTTGA
- the uvrC gene encoding excinuclease ABC subunit UvrC, with amino-acid sequence MNLEEKLKQLPKDAGVYQYFDRNGKLLYIGKAKVLKNRVKSYFKFTPKLLPSDKLSPRIYKMISEVESLEWIVVPNEHDALILENSLIKQLKPKYNILLRDDKTYPYIYINLNEDFPRLEITRRVLKDKNVKYFGPYSTGARDMLDSIYEIVPLVQKKSCIKGKEACLFYQIKKCHAPCEGKITKEDYAKLIDEALGFIYNKNKLISKLTSKMEEYSSEFRFEEAMKLRDRITTIKKSQIQTGMDLATNEDIDLFAISIKDNKAALVRMFFRDGKLASSNHDYIKPNKEDITIDINEAYERAIVNYYDNEIPLLPKEIIVAHDIEEKQEIEEFIQNKFSKNIPITNPKRGKKKEIVQVGLNNANELLRLSGATSKSVYDEIKELFSLEKTPYRFECFDNSHMMGQATVGAMVTWEEKFVKSDFRHYNLEAKDEYAQMRETLIRRVESFEKNPAPDMWVIDGGETLLKLAIDIRNSCGVNLDICAIAKEKLDFKAHRAKGSAKDIVFFENNGEIEKLELLPTDKRLQFIQRLRDEAHRFAISFHKKQKRKEDSKISLLQIKGIGEAKVKKLLLYFGSFENIRNANKDELKDVLNEKDAILLQEFFNTLKD; translated from the coding sequence ATGAATTTAGAAGAGAAACTAAAACAACTACCTAAAGATGCTGGAGTATATCAATACTTCGATAGAAATGGAAAACTACTTTACATAGGAAAAGCAAAGGTTTTAAAAAACCGTGTAAAGTCATACTTTAAATTTACTCCAAAACTTCTACCATCTGATAAACTAAGCCCTAGAATTTATAAGATGATTAGTGAAGTTGAGTCTTTAGAGTGGATTGTTGTACCAAATGAGCATGATGCTCTTATTTTGGAAAATTCTCTTATCAAACAGTTAAAACCAAAATACAATATTTTACTTAGAGATGATAAAACCTATCCATATATTTATATAAATCTAAATGAAGATTTCCCAAGGCTTGAGATTACAAGACGAGTATTAAAAGATAAAAATGTCAAATACTTTGGTCCCTATTCTACTGGTGCAAGAGATATGCTTGATTCTATTTATGAAATAGTTCCATTAGTTCAAAAAAAATCTTGTATCAAAGGTAAAGAGGCTTGTCTTTTTTACCAAATAAAAAAATGTCATGCTCCATGTGAAGGAAAGATTACAAAAGAGGATTATGCAAAACTTATTGATGAAGCATTGGGATTTATTTACAATAAAAACAAACTAATTTCAAAACTAACATCAAAAATGGAAGAGTATAGTAGTGAATTTAGATTTGAAGAAGCAATGAAACTTCGAGATAGAATCACAACAATCAAAAAATCTCAAATCCAAACAGGTATGGATTTAGCTACAAATGAAGACATAGACCTTTTTGCAATAAGTATCAAAGACAATAAAGCTGCCTTAGTTAGAATGTTTTTCAGGGACGGGAAACTTGCATCTTCAAACCATGATTATATTAAACCAAATAAAGAAGATATTACAATTGATATAAATGAAGCCTATGAAAGAGCCATTGTAAATTACTATGATAATGAAATTCCACTTTTACCAAAAGAGATTATCGTTGCCCATGATATAGAAGAGAAACAAGAGATTGAAGAGTTTATTCAAAATAAATTTTCAAAAAATATCCCAATAACAAACCCAAAAAGAGGAAAGAAAAAAGAGATTGTTCAAGTTGGACTGAACAATGCAAATGAACTTTTAAGACTAAGTGGTGCAACATCAAAATCAGTTTATGATGAGATAAAAGAGCTTTTTAGCTTAGAAAAAACACCTTATAGATTTGAGTGTTTTGATAACTCTCATATGATGGGACAAGCAACAGTTGGAGCAATGGTTACTTGGGAAGAAAAGTTTGTAAAGTCTGATTTTAGACATTATAACCTTGAAGCTAAAGATGAATATGCCCAAATGAGAGAAACTCTAATAAGAAGAGTTGAAAGTTTTGAAAAAAATCCTGCTCCTGATATGTGGGTTATTGATGGGGGAGAAACACTTCTTAAACTTGCCATTGATATTAGAAATTCTTGTGGAGTAAATCTTGATATTTGTGCAATTGCAAAAGAGAAACTAGATTTCAAAGCCCATAGAGCAAAAGGAAGTGCAAAGGATATTGTATTTTTTGAAAATAATGGCGAAATAGAAAAGCTTGAACTTCTTCCAACAGATAAAAGGCTACAATTTATACAAAGACTTAGGGATGAAGCCCATAGATTTGCTATATCATTTCATAAGAAGCAAAAAAGAAAAGAGGATAGTAAAATTTCACTCCTTCAAATCAAAGGGATTGGAGAAGCAAAGGTAAAAAAACTTCTTTTATATTTTGGATCTTTTGAAAATATAAGAAATGCAAATAAAGATGAATTAAAAGATGTTCTAAACGAAAAAGATGCTATTCTTCTACAAGAATTTTTTAACACACTTAAGGATTAA
- a CDS encoding alanine racemase, which produces MAKIVLNKENYFHNLEIITKQTGSKEKTAVVLKDNAYGHGLLEIASLAKEFGITKAVVRTLEEAKKIESFFEQILILAERSYSTYSHTFHIVVNTIEEIERLPENTNVHLKVDTGMHRNGITTKTLKEAILGLSSKNLNLTGVMTHYRSADELSCDFFFQRSVFNQVKKQVCEICEQLFLPIPKFHSANSSALFRFKNFDEDFARVGIAQYGYLETNPIFDNPKLKPVMSLWANKISTRTIEKNQKVGYGGKFIAKEKMEISTYDVGYGDGFLRLNGEHKYFTPKGYEVLGKVSMDNLSINSSDEEVCIFDDVKKLAEIHDTITYEITTTLMPGIKKVIK; this is translated from the coding sequence TTGGCAAAAATTGTTTTAAACAAAGAAAACTACTTTCATAATTTAGAAATAATTACAAAACAAACAGGCTCAAAAGAAAAAACTGCTGTAGTACTAAAAGATAATGCATATGGACATGGACTTCTTGAGATTGCTAGCTTAGCAAAAGAGTTTGGAATAACAAAAGCAGTAGTGAGAACTCTTGAAGAAGCTAAAAAAATTGAGTCTTTTTTTGAGCAAATCTTAATTCTTGCTGAGAGAAGTTATTCAACTTATTCACATACTTTTCACATAGTTGTGAATACAATTGAAGAAATCGAAAGGTTACCCGAAAATACGAATGTTCACTTAAAAGTTGATACAGGAATGCATAGAAATGGAATAACCACCAAAACTCTGAAAGAGGCTATTTTAGGGCTTTCTAGTAAAAATTTAAATTTAACGGGTGTAATGACCCATTATAGAAGTGCTGATGAGCTTTCATGTGACTTTTTCTTTCAAAGGTCAGTTTTTAATCAAGTGAAAAAACAAGTGTGTGAAATATGTGAACAACTTTTTTTACCAATTCCTAAGTTTCATTCTGCTAATTCATCCGCTTTATTTAGATTTAAGAATTTCGATGAAGATTTTGCAAGAGTAGGAATAGCTCAATATGGATATTTAGAAACAAATCCTATCTTTGACAATCCAAAATTGAAACCTGTAATGTCACTTTGGGCAAATAAAATTTCAACAAGAACAATAGAAAAAAATCAAAAAGTTGGATATGGTGGAAAATTTATTGCAAAAGAAAAAATGGAAATATCAACATATGATGTTGGATATGGAGATGGATTTTTAAGACTTAATGGAGAACATAAATATTTTACTCCTAAAGGATATGAAGTTTTAGGTAAAGTTTCAATGGATAATCTTTCTATAAACTCTTCAGATGAAGAGGTTTGTATTTTTGATGATGTAAAAAAATTAGCAGAAATTCATGACACAATCACTTATGAAATAACAACAACATTAATGCCAGGTATCAAAAAAGTTATAAAATGA
- a CDS encoding tetratricopeptide repeat protein: MKKTIVALVVFINILNAISFEEVKNHEKKYGTLEALSHYRNLASKNNTKAMIEIAKIYANGKEVQRSFQTSYEYLQKASKLNDPEAFYLLGKLQLNKKTPYYNLVDAYNSFIKSSKLNYAPAQNILGVFLVNGVVIEKDFKMAVKYFERASKQGLIEAQCNLAFMYASGKGVFPNFGRAHAFAKKGKEIGNKKCIKVWKDYNLKKYPEDKGWKFNFYNKP, from the coding sequence ATGAAAAAAACAATTGTTGCATTAGTTGTTTTCATAAATATATTAAATGCAATAAGCTTTGAAGAAGTAAAAAACCATGAAAAAAAATATGGGACTTTAGAAGCTTTATCCCACTACAGAAACTTAGCTTCAAAAAACAATACAAAAGCAATGATTGAAATTGCAAAAATTTATGCAAATGGTAAAGAGGTTCAAAGAAGTTTTCAAACTTCATATGAATATTTACAAAAAGCTTCAAAACTAAACGACCCTGAAGCTTTTTATCTATTGGGAAAACTTCAATTAAATAAAAAAACACCCTACTACAATCTAGTTGATGCATATAACTCTTTTATAAAATCTTCAAAACTAAACTACGCACCTGCTCAAAATATCTTGGGAGTATTTTTAGTTAATGGTGTAGTTATAGAAAAAGATTTTAAAATGGCAGTGAAATATTTTGAACGAGCATCAAAGCAAGGATTAATAGAGGCCCAATGTAATTTAGCTTTTATGTATGCAAGTGGTAAAGGAGTTTTCCCAAACTTTGGTAGAGCCCATGCCTTTGCAAAAAAAGGTAAAGAGATTGGAAATAAAAAATGTATCAAAGTTTGGAAAGATTATAATTTAAAAAAATATCCAGAAGATAAAGGTTGGAAATTTAACTTTTATAATAAACCTTAG
- a CDS encoding 2OG-Fe(II) oxygenase has translation MKLEQISNFVFCDNRLNEFELEFGLLPNPYYDYPFLIIKDFLAESLCDDIIKNIKKEDDYIDAKIKKENYLNETDKSIRKTKIYKLSNEYKNIYKKRFLECQKLIEDFFSMALTTSTKVQVLEYQKGSFYKAHSDDSNMILKDDELVGFKNVALNRKITTVLFASSCKDNDDFNTFSGGELVFNFLYDEKGNNIKYIPKAGEMIVFLSNPYFTHEVLEVKSGYRLSLVQWHDALIN, from the coding sequence TTGAAATTAGAACAAATTAGTAATTTTGTCTTTTGTGACAATAGACTAAATGAATTTGAGTTAGAGTTTGGATTACTTCCTAATCCATATTACGATTATCCATTTTTGATTATCAAAGACTTTTTAGCTGAATCTTTATGTGATGATATTATTAAAAATATCAAAAAAGAAGATGATTATATTGATGCAAAGATTAAAAAAGAAAACTATCTAAATGAAACAGATAAAAGTATTAGAAAAACAAAAATCTATAAGCTATCAAATGAATATAAAAATATTTATAAAAAAAGATTTTTAGAATGTCAAAAACTGATTGAAGATTTTTTTTCAATGGCTTTAACAACTAGTACAAAAGTTCAAGTTTTAGAGTACCAAAAGGGTTCTTTTTATAAAGCACATAGCGATGATTCAAATATGATTTTAAAAGATGATGAATTAGTAGGTTTTAAAAATGTAGCTTTAAATAGAAAAATTACAACTGTATTGTTTGCTAGTTCTTGTAAAGATAACGATGATTTTAACACATTTAGTGGTGGAGAGTTAGTTTTTAATTTTTTATATGATGAAAAGGGAAACAACATAAAGTATATTCCAAAAGCTGGGGAGATGATTGTTTTTTTAAGTAATCCCTATTTTACCCATGAAGTTTTAGAAGTAAAAAGTGGATATAGATTAAGTTTAGTTCAATGGCATGATGCTTTGATAAACTAA
- a CDS encoding competence/damage-inducible protein A — MKNQPNFYSVIIGTELLNGRRKDAHFSFLNEQLLKRNWNHKASFVIEDDVELMEKIFQLIKSDKNSVMFCFGGIGATPDDYTRAIAAKVFTDDKMEYHEKAKELIINQFGDEAYPFRIEMGHLPLNAGLLKNVVNNVPGFYLENRFFFTPGFPSMSQSMVIEALDKFYPKNEIEKYRKTLTAFCGENDLIPVMKQMPKEIELSSLPKILNKKRQVVLSLASFNEKILDDNFEKYIKYCQKNNIEFILEDVSNPN, encoded by the coding sequence ATGAAAAATCAACCTAACTTTTACAGCGTAATTATTGGAACAGAATTACTAAATGGGCGAAGAAAAGATGCCCATTTCTCTTTTTTAAATGAACAATTATTAAAACGAAATTGGAATCATAAAGCCTCATTTGTAATTGAAGATGATGTGGAACTTATGGAAAAAATATTCCAACTTATTAAGTCAGATAAAAACTCAGTAATGTTTTGTTTTGGAGGAATTGGTGCAACTCCTGATGATTATACAAGAGCCATAGCTGCAAAAGTTTTTACTGATGATAAAATGGAATACCATGAAAAAGCAAAAGAATTAATAATAAATCAATTTGGTGACGAAGCTTATCCTTTTAGAATAGAGATGGGACATTTACCATTAAATGCAGGATTATTAAAAAATGTTGTAAACAATGTTCCTGGTTTTTATTTAGAAAATAGATTCTTTTTTACTCCAGGTTTTCCTTCTATGAGTCAATCAATGGTTATTGAAGCATTAGATAAATTTTATCCTAAAAATGAGATTGAAAAATATAGAAAAACTTTAACTGCATTTTGTGGAGAAAATGATTTAATCCCTGTAATGAAACAAATGCCAAAAGAGATTGAACTATCTTCATTACCTAAAATACTGAATAAAAAAAGACAAGTAGTATTATCTTTAGCATCATTTAATGAAAAAATTTTAGATGATAACTTTGAAAAATATATAAAATATTGTCAAAAAAATAATATAGAATTTATTTTAGAAGATGTAAGCAACCCAAATTAA
- a CDS encoding adenylate kinase produces the protein MKKLFLIIGAPGSGKTTDAELIAENHKNITHYSTGDMFRAEVASGSQRGALIDTYISKGLIVPIDIAIETIITAIKNAPTDVIIIDGYPRSFEQMNELDKYLVDETEVELVNVIEVVVSPEVARDRVLGRARGADDNVEVFNNRMKVYIEPLKTIQEFYESKNLLAKIDGERTIKEIVDEMDTFIKSKI, from the coding sequence ATGAAAAAATTATTTTTAATTATTGGTGCACCTGGAAGTGGAAAAACTACAGATGCCGAACTAATAGCTGAAAATCACAAAAATATTACACATTATTCAACTGGTGATATGTTTAGAGCAGAAGTTGCAAGTGGAAGTCAAAGGGGAGCTTTAATTGATACATATATTAGTAAAGGTCTTATTGTTCCAATTGATATTGCCATTGAAACAATTATAACAGCAATAAAAAACGCTCCAACTGATGTAATTATAATAGATGGATATCCAAGAAGTTTCGAACAAATGAATGAATTAGATAAATATTTAGTAGATGAAACTGAAGTGGAATTAGTTAATGTTATTGAAGTTGTTGTTTCACCTGAAGTAGCAAGAGACAGAGTTTTAGGTCGAGCAAGGGGTGCCGATGATAATGTGGAAGTTTTTAACAATAGAATGAAAGTTTATATTGAGCCTTTGAAAACAATTCAAGAGTTTTATGAATCTAAAAATCTATTAGCAAAAATAGATGGGGAAAGAACAATCAAAGAGATTGTTGATGAAATGGATACTTTTATAAAATCAAAAATATAA
- a CDS encoding adenylate kinase, protein MNLMLFGAPGAGKGTQAKFLIEKYNIPQISTGDILRAAIADKTDMGMEAKKFMDAGQLVPDSTIIGIIKDRLAENDCKEGFILDGFPRTLAQAEALNELMATMKISLDKVISLNVPDELIVGRITGRRVCSKCGASFHVEFNPSKEENVCDYCGGELIIRKDDNAQTVKSRLEAYHAQTAPLIDFYTKMGVFMELDGTKEVSEVTEDMFNALA, encoded by the coding sequence ATGAACTTAATGCTATTTGGAGCACCTGGAGCTGGTAAAGGAACTCAAGCAAAATTTTTAATAGAAAAATATAATATTCCACAAATCTCAACTGGAGATATCCTAAGAGCAGCAATTGCTGATAAAACAGATATGGGTATGGAAGCTAAAAAATTTATGGATGCTGGGCAATTAGTTCCTGATTCAACAATTATTGGTATTATTAAAGATAGACTTGCTGAAAATGACTGTAAAGAAGGTTTTATTTTAGATGGTTTCCCAAGAACTTTAGCTCAAGCTGAAGCTTTAAATGAGTTAATGGCAACAATGAAAATTAGCTTAGATAAAGTGATTTCACTAAATGTTCCAGATGAATTAATTGTTGGAAGAATCACAGGAAGAAGAGTATGTTCTAAATGTGGAGCATCATTTCACGTAGAGTTTAATCCTTCAAAAGAAGAAAATGTATGTGACTACTGTGGTGGTGAATTAATTATTAGAAAAGATGATAATGCCCAAACTGTAAAAAGCAGATTAGAAGCTTACCATGCACAAACTGCACCACTAATTGATTTCTATACTAAAATGGGTGTATTTATGGAACTTGATGGAACAAAAGAGGTTTCAGAAGTAACAGAAGATATGTTTAACGCTTTAGCGTAA